A genomic region of Desulfosarcina ovata subsp. ovata contains the following coding sequences:
- a CDS encoding acyl-CoA dehydrogenase, with product MVFFILIAVTDKDAPSKDKFTAFLIDRDTPGLRIGREIPVMGAMPTWDLILEDVEVGDDAVLGEVGKAFIPLQNRFGVRRIELASHCTGMAEKLIQMMIDQANTRVTFGQPLATRQTVQNWIADSTIELEGVRLQLYYAAWKSDQGYKDLRIEGSAIKVAATEMLTRVADRAIQLHGGLGLSHELGIEYVARMVRIWRILEGPSEIHRWALARALLKQKKPYDPFIVEKEN from the coding sequence TTGGTTTTTTTCATACTGATTGCCGTCACGGACAAAGATGCCCCGAGCAAAGACAAATTTACGGCATTTCTTATCGACAGGGATACACCGGGTTTGAGAATCGGTCGCGAAATTCCTGTTATGGGCGCCATGCCGACGTGGGATCTCATTCTGGAAGATGTTGAGGTCGGAGACGATGCCGTGCTTGGAGAGGTCGGTAAGGCTTTTATACCGCTGCAGAACCGGTTCGGTGTGCGCAGGATCGAGCTGGCGTCTCATTGTACCGGAATGGCGGAAAAATTGATTCAAATGATGATCGATCAGGCGAATACCCGTGTAACATTCGGCCAGCCATTGGCTACGAGGCAGACGGTTCAGAACTGGATTGCAGATTCTACAATAGAACTGGAGGGGGTTCGTTTACAACTTTATTATGCAGCTTGGAAATCTGACCAGGGGTACAAAGATTTGCGAATTGAGGGATCAGCCATAAAGGTGGCGGCAACCGAGATGTTGACCCGAGTGGCCGATAGAGCGATTCAGCTCCATGGCGGTCTTGGACTGTCACATGAATTGGGGATCGAGTATGTTGCTCGTATGGTCAGAATCTGGCGAATTCTGGAAGGTCCTTCGGAAATTCACAGATGGGCTCTGGCTAGGGCATTACTCAAACAGAAAAAACCATACGACCCGTTTATTGTCGAAAAAGAGAACTAA
- a CDS encoding enoyl-CoA hydratase-related protein → MVEPDVLPDLAKKYAERIAANAPLSVKAAKQAAVMGLDMSLDHGIAFSHLLWGVLRDTEDRKEGFQAFSEKRAPAYKGK, encoded by the coding sequence GTGGTCGAACCGGACGTACTGCCGGATCTCGCAAAAAAGTATGCAGAAAGGATCGCCGCCAATGCACCGTTGAGCGTCAAGGCCGCAAAACAAGCCGCTGTTATGGGGTTGGATATGTCCCTGGACCACGGAATTGCATTTTCTCATTTATTGTGGGGTGTGTTGCGCGATACCGAGGACCGCAAGGAGGGGTTTCAGGCTTTTTCGGAAAAACGGGCGCCTGCATACAAAGGTAAATAG
- a CDS encoding electron transfer flavoprotein subunit alpha/FixB family protein, with protein sequence MKTLIIEIIEPKRLGELVTVSREFCEKPDIVAVGAGQIPGSFAKAYQVEDTVASNLVSDLASLILKEGYEIVLLSASTLGSGIAAPLSIKLSAPVVSEVIGIKPELVVERPLYGGKAVATYKLKKMPAVLTIRRKYFESADLQGFTEPTLLGPGGKKVELIAETEEKAEGIPLEDAEVIVSGGRGVGSAENFSMLQNMADFFNGAVGASRGAVDEGWVPPTQQVGQTGKIVAPSVYFAVGISGASQHLAGIANAKCVVAINKDEDANIFKRARFGVVSDYKKIVPVLIETLKEEA encoded by the coding sequence ATGAAAACACTGATTATTGAGATTATCGAGCCAAAGAGGCTTGGCGAATTGGTCACGGTGAGTAGGGAATTTTGTGAAAAGCCGGACATTGTTGCCGTGGGGGCTGGTCAAATTCCGGGATCATTTGCTAAGGCATACCAGGTGGAAGATACCGTCGCTTCAAATTTGGTTTCGGACCTAGCTTCATTGATCCTGAAGGAGGGCTATGAAATTGTCTTATTAAGCGCATCGACCCTTGGTTCCGGAATTGCAGCTCCGCTTTCCATTAAACTTTCGGCACCTGTGGTTTCAGAAGTCATCGGAATCAAACCGGAGCTTGTTGTTGAAAGACCTTTGTATGGCGGAAAAGCGGTTGCAACCTATAAACTCAAAAAAATGCCTGCTGTATTGACCATCCGGCGGAAATATTTTGAATCCGCTGATTTGCAGGGTTTTACTGAACCGACACTACTGGGCCCTGGTGGAAAAAAAGTCGAACTCATCGCCGAGACGGAGGAAAAGGCGGAGGGGATACCTCTTGAGGATGCGGAAGTTATTGTATCCGGCGGCAGGGGGGTTGGTAGCGCGGAAAATTTCTCCATGCTTCAGAATATGGCCGATTTTTTCAATGGCGCCGTTGGTGCGTCAAGGGGTGCCGTTGACGAAGGGTGGGTGCCGCCGACCCAGCAGGTTGGCCAAACGGGTAAAATTGTGGCCCCTAGTGTTTATTTTGCAGTAGGGATATCCGGAGCCAGCCAACATCTGGCCGGAATCGCAAATGCCAAATGCGTTGTCGCAATCAATAAAGATGAAGATGCCAATATTTTCAAACGTGCGAGATTCGGCGTTGTTAGCGATTATAAAAAAATCGTACCGGTGTTGATTGAAACGCTGAAAGAGGAAGCGTAA
- a CDS encoding NAD-dependent epimerase/dehydratase family protein, with amino-acid sequence MMDKKNLLIIGGSYFTGRVVVEELIKENEYNVFVYNRGNLPLKKKGVKELLGDRNDINRIKEVIPDIEWHALIDFCAYTPEDIEKMIISLPGTFRQYIFISTATVYEESVNLPVKEDAPKLTKPQPQLGEYADYGFNKWRAECKLREMCATRKAVHTVLRPAIIYGKYNYAPRESYFFDLIRDNQPIVIPDKPIALFSFAWVTDVARLVVKCIGNEKVFNREFNIAAEDLVSYERFIQVLESVTEKRLTPMTMSVDEINNRKIPLPFPLDEHLIYSGLELNQTLAYKHIPFEDGMRRTYAYYQWLQKRRRSHL; translated from the coding sequence ATGATGGATAAGAAAAATTTATTGATCATAGGGGGGAGCTACTTTACCGGCAGGGTTGTTGTGGAAGAGCTTATAAAAGAAAATGAATACAATGTCTTTGTTTATAACAGGGGAAATTTGCCCCTGAAAAAAAAGGGCGTTAAGGAACTTCTCGGGGACCGGAATGATATCAATCGAATAAAAGAAGTAATTCCGGACATTGAATGGCATGCGCTAATCGACTTTTGCGCCTATACCCCGGAAGATATTGAAAAGATGATCATTTCGCTTCCTGGCACCTTTAGACAGTATATTTTTATAAGTACAGCGACTGTCTATGAAGAGAGTGTGAATTTACCGGTTAAGGAAGACGCACCGAAACTGACAAAACCACAACCGCAACTTGGTGAATATGCGGATTATGGCTTCAATAAATGGCGGGCTGAATGCAAACTCAGGGAAATGTGTGCAACCAGAAAAGCTGTCCATACCGTTCTCCGCCCCGCCATCATCTATGGTAAATACAACTATGCGCCAAGGGAATCATATTTTTTCGATCTGATCAGGGATAATCAACCGATCGTTATTCCCGATAAGCCGATAGCCCTTTTCAGCTTTGCCTGGGTTACGGACGTGGCTAGGTTGGTTGTCAAATGCATCGGAAACGAGAAGGTATTTAACCGGGAATTTAATATTGCGGCAGAAGATCTGGTCTCTTATGAAAGATTTATCCAGGTGCTCGAATCTGTCACTGAAAAACGGTTAACTCCCATGACGATGAGTGTGGATGAAATAAATAATCGGAAAATTCCACTGCCTTTTCCTCTTGATGAACATCTGATCTATTCAGGATTGGAGTTAAACCAGACTTTGGCGTATAAACATATTCCGTTCGAGGATGGCATGCGACGAACCTATGCCTATTATCAGTGGCTTCAAAAAAGGCGTCGTTCCCATCTTTGA
- a CDS encoding acyl-CoA dehydrogenase family protein, producing MDFSISEEYMMLKEATAEFVKREMLPLDKMLLERDLALWTEPGPLIPEEDHDRLMQKTKEIGLWGLEVEEKFGGQGLGMLAKTLVMEEMSKSVVGFSHHGFTLPPDAPNLYYLHECCSESQRDKYFKPYCNAEIDSAMAASEPGAGSDVSGLKTIAVRKGDKWLINGTKTWISKCDYPSVFFQYCSAYILP from the coding sequence ATGGATTTTTCGATATCTGAAGAGTATATGATGCTTAAAGAGGCGACGGCAGAATTTGTAAAAAGAGAGATGTTGCCTTTGGATAAAATGTTGCTGGAACGGGATCTGGCCCTGTGGACCGAACCGGGGCCGCTGATTCCCGAAGAAGACCATGACCGGCTAATGCAAAAAACCAAAGAGATCGGTTTATGGGGGTTGGAGGTTGAAGAAAAATTTGGGGGACAGGGTCTTGGAATGCTGGCCAAAACCCTGGTTATGGAGGAAATGTCAAAGTCAGTCGTCGGGTTTTCGCATCATGGTTTCACCCTGCCGCCCGATGCACCCAATCTATACTATTTGCATGAGTGTTGTTCCGAAAGTCAGAGGGATAAATACTTTAAGCCATACTGCAATGCTGAAATCGACTCAGCCATGGCAGCGTCCGAACCCGGTGCCGGTTCTGACGTCAGCGGTTTGAAAACGATTGCGGTGCGCAAAGGTGACAAGTGGTTGATTAACGGTACAAAAACATGGATCAGCAAATGTGACTATCCTTCGGTTTTTTTCCAATACTGTTCGGCATATATATTGCCATAA
- a CDS encoding IS4 family transposase gives MSEHIDKNVFQTILSPVLPLIEVNQNSLHNDLDTYKLSLSSFTTNLLFGIITRIKSVGQIVTEIKTSPTAKALGLVVASKSMYNEAFNRYPPEIFKDIFHQLVKELDLHKIPEISHLGKMLIVDGSLFPAISNMAWACYKKTANAIKMHLSFELNRMIPTEFISTEGNFSEKEFVKQILREGITYVCDRGYIAFNLFKQISDSNAFFIIRGKSNMTYTVKECLTATVPDTFLKFFSDITDSNIIFNSDENKASYRIVSFTAMGENYILITNRNDLTTYEIIMLYAYRWQVELFFRFIKRTFKGIHLMSQSPHGVQIQFYLYMIAYLLLLSFKQDTEIISRENEKDEHESEENNKNETLLTSSSCSNSNAKRPYVCGLVTLLGEKLKQFYKIGLHWLLAVKNNLLEIFDVNIAKVIAQYSYQ, from the coding sequence ATGAGCGAACACATCGACAAAAATGTTTTTCAAACAATTCTATCACCGGTGCTACCATTGATTGAGGTTAATCAAAATAGTCTCCATAATGATTTGGACACTTACAAGCTTTCATTATCATCGTTCACCACAAATTTGCTTTTTGGAATAATAACCAGAATTAAAAGCGTTGGACAAATCGTCACTGAGATCAAAACATCACCAACTGCTAAGGCATTAGGATTGGTCGTCGCATCGAAGTCTATGTATAATGAAGCGTTTAATCGTTATCCCCCAGAAATATTTAAAGATATATTCCATCAGTTGGTAAAAGAATTGGATTTGCATAAAATTCCGGAAATCAGTCATCTTGGAAAAATGCTAATTGTAGATGGTTCGCTTTTTCCGGCCATTTCCAATATGGCATGGGCTTGTTACAAGAAAACCGCTAATGCGATCAAAATGCATTTATCTTTTGAACTCAACCGAATGATTCCAACCGAATTTATCAGTACGGAAGGTAACTTTTCCGAAAAAGAATTTGTTAAGCAAATTCTTCGCGAAGGCATTACATATGTCTGTGATCGAGGCTATATCGCTTTCAATCTGTTCAAGCAGATATCCGACAGCAATGCATTTTTTATTATTCGCGGAAAGTCGAATATGACGTACACTGTAAAAGAGTGTCTCACTGCCACCGTACCGGATACATTCTTGAAATTTTTCAGTGACATCACAGATTCAAATATAATATTCAATAGCGATGAAAACAAAGCAAGTTATCGTATTGTTAGCTTTACGGCTATGGGCGAAAACTACATTTTGATCACAAACAGAAATGATTTGACAACTTACGAAATTATAATGCTTTACGCTTACAGGTGGCAAGTGGAACTTTTTTTTCGCTTCATAAAAAGAACCTTCAAGGGAATTCACTTAATGAGCCAATCTCCTCATGGCGTACAGATACAATTCTACTTGTATATGATTGCTTATCTATTGTTATTATCATTCAAACAAGATACGGAAATAATAAGCAGAGAAAATGAAAAAGATGAGCATGAATCTGAAGAAAATAATAAGAACGAAACCTTGCTAACTTCATCTTCATGCTCCAATTCAAATGCAAAAAGACCATATGTTTGCGGGTTAGTAACTCTTCTTGGAGAAAAATTAAAACAGTTTTATAAAATTGGTCTTCACTGGTTATTAGCAGTAAAAAATAATTTGTTAGAAATATTTGATGTGAATATCGCCAAAGTTATTGCTCAATACTCTTATCAATGA
- a CDS encoding electron transfer flavoprotein subunit beta/FixA family protein — translation MHIVVLAKVVPDYEVPAADFELANNRAHERYKRMMGLYDENAIESGVQLKEKYSASLTILSYGGKDDIPVLRKAVAMGGEKLSLVVGDSDDPNVIAANLKMAIDKLEDVDLILAGQQSADMDRGVVHGMLAEMLEFAFIPQIAKIDREDGQWKVIQNTESGSRELKFGGNAVLSITSVPENVPRIPTVKSIFAAKKKPVNELAEIEGNTMPIDEVSVDIPQIESVCEFIPAEDDIAEAAKILLRKLREERYI, via the coding sequence ATGCATATCGTTGTATTAGCAAAAGTTGTGCCGGATTACGAAGTTCCGGCTGCCGATTTTGAGTTAGCCAATAATCGTGCCCATGAGCGATATAAGCGGATGATGGGCCTTTATGATGAAAACGCTATCGAATCGGGCGTGCAGTTAAAAGAAAAATACTCCGCGTCACTTACGATTTTATCGTACGGGGGTAAAGATGATATTCCGGTGCTTAGAAAAGCGGTGGCCATGGGCGGCGAAAAACTAAGTCTGGTAGTGGGGGATTCTGATGATCCTAACGTGATCGCCGCTAATCTTAAGATGGCCATCGACAAACTGGAAGATGTGGATTTGATATTGGCTGGCCAGCAATCAGCGGATATGGACAGAGGCGTTGTCCATGGCATGCTGGCCGAGATGCTCGAATTTGCTTTTATTCCTCAGATTGCCAAAATAGACCGTGAGGACGGCCAATGGAAAGTTATTCAAAACACAGAGAGCGGATCCCGTGAACTTAAATTTGGTGGAAACGCTGTATTGTCGATTACCAGTGTTCCGGAAAATGTTCCTCGAATTCCAACTGTAAAATCAATTTTTGCAGCGAAAAAAAAGCCGGTTAATGAACTTGCAGAAATAGAAGGGAACACGATGCCCATCGATGAAGTTTCGGTGGATATTCCCCAAATAGAGTCTGTATGTGAATTCATACCGGCGGAAGATGACATCGCCGAGGCCGCTAAAATTCTGCTGAGAAAATTGAGGGAGGAACGATATATATGA
- a CDS encoding CaiB/BaiF CoA transferase family protein, translated as MSLNLKKALEGIVVCDFSWVGAGPITTNVLGQCGAEIIKIESLKRPDILRKGGPFKDGIGEGLERSGYFANRNPNKKCIALNMSKPEARDVAVRLIKKSDIIINNFRVGQMEKWNLGWEDVSKINPRIIYVTMSLQGTSGPHSKYMGFGVNLNALCGLTAQAGVPGQPPFGTGTNYTDHVMVPSHTLFGIMAALLQREKTGKGQTIAISQLESAISMKPVDAMAYASHEEIAGPMGFADDNAAPHGVYTTLGYRSWIAIAVFNEDEWQRLKSVMEFPAWAEDEKFSTMTKRKENEQELNQRVEAWTKGQYGDWLEKKLAGNAIKAGVVNDARAAIEDDSLRQREFWAYLDHPVVGSTLYNRAPIVFSKTPTEMNTAAPILGEHTKQVLTDMLGYNEEEVARLTEEDVLV; from the coding sequence ATGTCGCTTAATTTAAAAAAAGCACTTGAGGGTATTGTGGTATGCGATTTTTCCTGGGTAGGGGCAGGACCGATTACGACCAATGTTCTTGGCCAGTGTGGTGCTGAAATTATAAAGATCGAAAGCCTGAAACGTCCGGATATCCTGAGAAAGGGCGGCCCTTTTAAAGATGGTATCGGTGAGGGATTGGAACGAAGCGGGTATTTCGCCAATCGGAATCCCAATAAAAAGTGCATTGCCTTGAATATGTCTAAGCCGGAAGCCCGTGATGTCGCGGTTCGATTAATCAAAAAAAGCGACATCATTATTAATAATTTCCGAGTCGGGCAGATGGAAAAGTGGAATTTGGGATGGGAAGATGTCAGCAAAATAAATCCTCGCATCATCTACGTTACGATGAGTTTGCAGGGTACCAGTGGGCCGCATAGCAAATATATGGGGTTCGGTGTCAATTTAAACGCGCTTTGCGGGTTGACCGCTCAAGCGGGGGTTCCGGGCCAGCCTCCTTTCGGAACGGGTACAAATTACACGGACCATGTGATGGTGCCCAGTCATACGCTGTTCGGCATTATGGCGGCGCTGCTTCAACGCGAGAAAACCGGAAAGGGGCAAACCATCGCCATTTCACAATTGGAATCGGCAATCAGCATGAAACCCGTCGACGCCATGGCTTATGCATCGCATGAAGAAATAGCCGGTCCCATGGGATTCGCCGACGATAATGCCGCCCCCCACGGTGTATACACAACGCTTGGGTATAGAAGTTGGATTGCTATCGCGGTTTTCAATGAAGACGAGTGGCAAAGGCTCAAAAGCGTAATGGAATTTCCTGCCTGGGCTGAAGATGAAAAATTTTCAACCATGACGAAACGGAAGGAAAACGAACAGGAACTCAATCAAAGAGTCGAAGCCTGGACCAAGGGTCAATATGGAGACTGGCTGGAGAAAAAGCTTGCCGGCAATGCCATTAAAGCAGGTGTCGTCAATGATGCACGGGCTGCGATAGAAGATGATTCTCTCCGGCAAAGGGAGTTCTGGGCGTATCTTGACCATCCCGTGGTGGGAAGTACACTGTATAATCGCGCACCGATTGTATTTTCCAAGACACCCACAGAGATGAATACCGCAGCGCCGATATTGGGGGAACATACAAAACAGGTTTTAACCGACATGCTTGGATACAACGAGGAGGAAGTTGCGCGACTTACCGAAGAAGATGTGCTGGTTTAA
- a CDS encoding DUF4037 domain-containing protein, translating into MKGLELCEKYFVEFGADMIEKKFPQYKHRIAAGLLGDGSECYGFDDEISKDHDWGPGFCLFLTRHDFEEIGRALQLEYDNLPKIFRGFQRLTSQWGAGRVGVIEIGDYYRRYLGSPQAPQKLRQWLSIPEEYLSACISGKVFSDPLGKFSRIRDELLNFYPEDVRLVKISAKCMSCGQSGQYNFMRTVQRREMFAAQYVETKFCSDIISLVFLLNHQYTPYFKWKHRAVRALPILGEFIYSKVADIVSNSDPKAKNAMMNEISSNVINMFHKEGLSNLDSNFLLDHGPVIHQKIKDSDLRKRNVWAG; encoded by the coding sequence ATGAAAGGATTGGAACTATGTGAAAAATATTTTGTAGAATTTGGCGCCGATATGATCGAAAAAAAATTTCCTCAATACAAACACCGTATTGCGGCCGGTCTTTTGGGAGACGGTTCGGAATGCTACGGTTTTGATGATGAAATATCAAAGGATCATGATTGGGGGCCCGGGTTTTGCCTTTTTCTCACCCGCCACGATTTTGAAGAAATTGGCCGAGCGCTTCAACTTGAATACGATAACCTCCCTAAAATATTCAGAGGATTTCAGCGGTTAACCAGCCAGTGGGGGGCTGGAAGAGTCGGCGTGATTGAAATCGGGGATTATTATCGGCGATACTTGGGAAGTCCCCAGGCACCCCAAAAGTTACGGCAGTGGCTTTCAATTCCTGAAGAGTACCTCAGCGCATGCATCTCCGGAAAGGTTTTTTCCGATCCGCTGGGGAAATTTTCAAGAATCAGAGATGAATTGCTCAACTTCTACCCCGAAGATGTAAGGCTTGTTAAAATATCCGCAAAATGTATGTCATGCGGCCAATCCGGCCAGTATAATTTTATGCGGACTGTCCAACGCCGTGAAATGTTCGCGGCTCAGTATGTCGAAACAAAATTTTGTTCAGATATAATTTCGTTGGTTTTTCTTTTAAACCACCAGTACACACCGTACTTTAAATGGAAACACCGGGCTGTCCGTGCCTTACCGATCTTAGGGGAATTTATCTATTCCAAGGTTGCTGATATTGTATCAAATTCGGACCCCAAGGCAAAAAATGCCATGATGAATGAAATATCCTCAAACGTGATAAATATGTTCCATAAAGAAGGGTTGAGCAATCTAGACAGTAATTTTTTACTTGATCATGGTCCGGTAATCCACCAAAAAATTAAAGACTCAGATCTAAGAAAGCGTAATGTGTGGGCAGGATAA